In Bordetella genomosp. 10, the genomic window GCCTGGCAAACCGCGGTGGACCGCCCGGTCTAGGCAGACACGTTTTTATCACACCAAGCAACACTGCCGACCGGCACAAGGTCTCTTATGACTTCCCCTTCCCCGCAGATACTGGAGCTTTATCGGGAGATCGTTGCCGTGACGGCCTCGATGCTCAACGCGGCGCGGACAGAAGACTGGAACAGCGTCCTGACTCACGGACTATCGTATTGCGAGGCCGTAGAACGCCTGCGCCACATCGGCGTCGGCGAACTGCTGGACGATGACGAACGCCGCCAGAAGCACGACATGCTGGTCCAGATCCTCGAAAACGACGCGCACACGCGCGACCTGGCCATGCCCGAGCTCGCGCGCATGAGCGAACTGCTGGGCCGCATGAAGCGCCAGCAAGGCGCCTTGCGCGCCTATGCCGGCACCAAGGCGCGCGCCCTATGAGCGTCGGTCCCACCGCGCTCAGCTCGCTGCTGGTGCAGCGGCTGGACGCAGTCCTCGGCACCCAGCTCGCGCAGCAGGGCAAGGACACCACTCGCCTGGACGCCGTCACCCCG contains:
- a CDS encoding flagellar protein FliT yields the protein MTSPSPQILELYREIVAVTASMLNAARTEDWNSVLTHGLSYCEAVERLRHIGVGELLDDDERRQKHDMLVQILENDAHTRDLAMPELARMSELLGRMKRQQGALRAYAGTKARAL